AAAAAAGTAGGTGCTATTGTTCGATTTAAAGAGCGAAATATAAGTGGTATGCTTATTTTGATAGGAATGGAATTTCAGGAAAGAGTAATAGAAAAATTTCTGAATACAGAAATGCAGCAAATGAATCAAGCGTGTTCGAAACTCTCACTTTGGAGATAAAAAATAAAGCAATTCCTATATTCTTCTCTAGTCTAAAAAACTATTGACAGCCTTGTGAAAGGACTGTCAAAGTTTATAAATAGATTAATTAGTTGATTACTTCAAGGCTACCAAAGTAACACCTGCGCCACCTCTATCAGCATGTTCATCTTTGATACTCTGAACTTGTGGATACTGGCGAAGTGCATCCCTAACTACCTGACGCAAAATACCTTCACCTTTCCCATGCAATATTCGAAGATTTTTTTGAGAAAGCATGACAGCATCATCCATAAACTCAGTTACTATTGGGTTTACTTCTTCGGCACGCTTTCCACGCACATCCAAATCTGGACTAAAATGTAAAACTTTGTTATGAAGTGTAGAGCCTGAACCTGAACCCGAATTAGTAGTAGAATTCATATTTCCTGTAATAGAAGTAGGTAATATCTTTTCATCTACTTTCTGCAAACGATTCATTTTTACAGTAGTTTTGAGCGAACCAATACGAAGCAAGGCATCTTTATTTTTGATTGAAAGAACTTCTGCCACAGCCGTTTGTCCTTTTATCTGTACAAAATCACCTTGTTTTATTTCAGTATCTACATAACGAATCATTTCTTCATCGTTTTTAGGAAGTTGTTTTTCTTCTGATTCGTATTCTACTCGGTTGAGTTCGTCTTGTAGGCTATCCAAATCTTTTCTGACTGACTTTGTAATTTTCTTGTCAGCTTGTTGTTCTTTAATAGTTCGGATAGTATTTTCGATGCGTTGATTTGCCTTTTGTAGTAAAGCCTCTGCTTCTTTTTTAGCTTCTTGCATATATTTTTGCTTATTTTTCTTCAAATCATCTTTCAATGCTTGATTTTCTCTAAGCAATTTGTCTACTTCCAAACCTTGTTTTCTGAGGGAAGTTTGTTCTCTATCTAAATTCGAACGCTGTTTTTCCAATTGTCTTAATAATCGTTCTACTTCTAACTGTTCGCCACCTAGTTTTGAATGAGCTGATTTAATAACATCGGAAGGTAGACCAATTTTTTTAGCAATTTCTAATGCAAACGAACTCCCTGGCTTTCCTATTTCTAGTTTAAAGAGAGGTTCTAATTTATCTACATCATAACGCATTGCTCCATTAACAATAAACTGCGATTTTTCTGCCATAAACTTCAGATTCGCATAGTGAGTCGTAATTACAGCATACATTCTCTGTTTTTCAAACTCTTCTAAAATGGCTTCTGCTATCGATGCACCTACTTGTGGCTCTGTTCCTGTTCCAAATTCATCTATTAAAGCAAGTGTTCGTTTGTTTCCTGCAATAAGGAATTTTTTCATGTTATAAAGATGCGAACTGTATGTACTCAAATCATTGTCAATTGATTGTTCGTCGCCTATATCTATGAAAAGCTGATCGAAAATACCAATCTTTGAGCCTTCCTGTACTGGAATAAGTAAGCCACTTTGAAACATATATTGTAGCAAACCAACTGTTTTTAAAAGAACTGATTTACCACCTGCATTTGGTCCTGAAATAAGTAAAATTCGTTGATTTCCATCTAAAAACAGTGTATTTGGAAGAACTGTTTTTCCTTGTTTTTTATATGATAAATAAAGAAGAGGATGGTAGGCATTTTGCCAATCTATCAAAGCACGTTTTTGAAAATCTGGATTTATGGCATTTAATTTTATGGCAAAACGAGCTTTTGCACGAATAAAATCTACTTGAGCCAAAAATTCATACGCATACTTTAATGTATATAAATGAGGACGTAAAAACGTTGTGAGGTCAGTCAGAATACGCACAATTTCGAAACGCTCTTGGTGCATAAACTGTTTAATATCGTTATTCAAATCTACAATTGCTTCAGGTTCTATAAAAATAGTTTGTCCTGTTGAAGAGGTATCATGAACAATTCCTTTTAGCTGTTTTCGATATTCTGTTTTGATAGGAACTACCATTCTGCCTTCTCTGACAGTTGTGTCGACATCAGAGCGTAAATAATCGTTTTTTCGAAGATCTTCTACAATAGAAACTAATTTTTTTCGAAGTGTGACCTGCGTTCTGACAATGGCTTGACGAATTTTTTGAAGTTCTGGCGAAGCATTGCTTCTCATCTGTCCTTTATCATCAATTACTCTTTCTATATCTTGAATGACTTCATAAGGAACTTCTATATCCTGACACATAGATTGCAGGCGTGGAAATTCTTCTTTGGGCTGTCGTCGAATTACCCTTAAAGTCTGATATAATGTATCTAAAGAGCGTTTGATATCATAAAATTCACTTTCTGTAAGGAAATTATTGACAATTGAAGCCTTTGCCAGATAAGCTGTTACATCAAAATAATAACTTTCTGGTGGACTTTGCCCTGTTTCTATGAGTTTTTTAAATTCTTCAGTCTGTTCGGTAAGGCTGGCAATGGTTTCATAATCATTATGAAATTCCATTTTATCTATAAGCTGTCTGCCCAAAATTCCTTGGCATTCATCAGCTAAAAGTTCTCGGACTTTATCAAATCCTAATTTTGATTCTATATTTTCGGGATAAACCATGTTCAGTTATCAGTAATCAGTGAAACAGTGACCAGTTAATTTCAAGTAGCTGACAGTTTAACTTCGTTGAGGGCTGAAGCCACTTCAACTGTCAGAAATAGAGTGATTCTTGTGAAACTGTTTTAGTATTTTTATTTTGTAATGCTTAGATAAACTCAATAACCCATTTTCTTTAGTTTTGATTCAAAAAGATAAAACTTTTTTTGAAGAGTCTGTAAATCAATGACTTTTGTTTCAATAATTTGTTGAAAATTCTCTAAGATTATAGATTATTTTGTTTACTAATAAGAATGATATAGCTTTAATAAAACTTCTGATAGATTAAGCAGATAAAAATATAAACAAATTTTAAAACACTGTATTAACAGGAACGTCATTGTCAGTTTCTGACCGACGAGATAGTTAATTAATCACCCAATTTTGAAAAAACTAACTTCATGACTACTTTTGTCTAACATTATGGTTTCTCAAAAGATTAGCTTTTTTTGATTCAAATTTATATCTAATGTTTATTTAAAATTATAGCCTTTATTTTTCCAATGAAAATATATAACCAACCTGCTCGCAACGAGTGGGAATCTATCTGTACTCGTCCTACTTTTTCTTTAAAACAAATTGAAACACAAGTTCAAAATATTCTACAATCTATTAAAGAAGAAGGCGATACAGCTCTCAAAAAATTTACAAAAGAATTTGATAAAATAGATATAGAAGATTTTAGAGTAAGCGTAGAAGAACTTCAAGAAGCTGAAAATCTAGTTTCTGAGTCACTCAAAACGGCTATTAATCACGCTTATAAAAATATTTTAATCTTTCACCAAAGTCAACAAGACCAAGTAAAGAAAGTTGAAATTACAAAAGGAATTACGTGTTGGAGAAAAAGTGTAGGTATAGAAAAAGTAGGTTTGTATATTCCGGGGGGAACTGCTCCTCTTTTTTCTACTGTTTTGATGCTTGGAATTCCTGCCAAAATTGCTGGCTGTAAGAATGTAGTTTTGTGTTCTCCTCCCAATAAAGAAGGCAAAATTCACCCTGCTATTCTCTATGCTGCTCATCTTGTAGGTGCAACTGATATTTTCAAGATTGGAGGCATACAGGCGATTGGTGCAATGGCGTATGGAACGGAGTCTGTGCCAAAAGTATATAAAATTTTTGGTCCTGGAAATCAGTATGTAACGGTTGCCAAACAACTTATTCAAAATGAAGGAATTGCAATTGACATGCCTGCTGGTCCTTCTGAAGTAGCTGTTTTGGCTGATAAAAGTTGTGTTCCTAGCTTTGTAGCTGCTGATTTGCTTTCTCAAGCCGAACATGGAAAAGATAGCCAAGTTATTTTGATGACAGACAATGAAGAAACAGCAAATCAAATAAAAGCAGAAGTAGAAAAACAGCTAGAATCACTTCCTAGAAAAGAATTTGCTCAAAAATCGTTAGAAAATAGTCGTTTTGTTGTCTTGAAAA
This is a stretch of genomic DNA from Bernardetia sp. MNP-M8. It encodes these proteins:
- a CDS encoding endonuclease MutS2, producing MVYPENIESKLGFDKVRELLADECQGILGRQLIDKMEFHNDYETIASLTEQTEEFKKLIETGQSPPESYYFDVTAYLAKASIVNNFLTESEFYDIKRSLDTLYQTLRVIRRQPKEEFPRLQSMCQDIEVPYEVIQDIERVIDDKGQMRSNASPELQKIRQAIVRTQVTLRKKLVSIVEDLRKNDYLRSDVDTTVREGRMVVPIKTEYRKQLKGIVHDTSSTGQTIFIEPEAIVDLNNDIKQFMHQERFEIVRILTDLTTFLRPHLYTLKYAYEFLAQVDFIRAKARFAIKLNAINPDFQKRALIDWQNAYHPLLYLSYKKQGKTVLPNTLFLDGNQRILLISGPNAGGKSVLLKTVGLLQYMFQSGLLIPVQEGSKIGIFDQLFIDIGDEQSIDNDLSTYSSHLYNMKKFLIAGNKRTLALIDEFGTGTEPQVGASIAEAILEEFEKQRMYAVITTHYANLKFMAEKSQFIVNGAMRYDVDKLEPLFKLEIGKPGSSFALEIAKKIGLPSDVIKSAHSKLGGEQLEVERLLRQLEKQRSNLDREQTSLRKQGLEVDKLLRENQALKDDLKKNKQKYMQEAKKEAEALLQKANQRIENTIRTIKEQQADKKITKSVRKDLDSLQDELNRVEYESEEKQLPKNDEEMIRYVDTEIKQGDFVQIKGQTAVAEVLSIKNKDALLRIGSLKTTVKMNRLQKVDEKILPTSITGNMNSTTNSGSGSGSTLHNKVLHFSPDLDVRGKRAEEVNPIVTEFMDDAVMLSQKNLRILHGKGEGILRQVVRDALRQYPQVQSIKDEHADRGGAGVTLVALK
- the hisD gene encoding histidinol dehydrogenase, with translation MKIYNQPARNEWESICTRPTFSLKQIETQVQNILQSIKEEGDTALKKFTKEFDKIDIEDFRVSVEELQEAENLVSESLKTAINHAYKNILIFHQSQQDQVKKVEITKGITCWRKSVGIEKVGLYIPGGTAPLFSTVLMLGIPAKIAGCKNVVLCSPPNKEGKIHPAILYAAHLVGATDIFKIGGIQAIGAMAYGTESVPKVYKIFGPGNQYVTVAKQLIQNEGIAIDMPAGPSEVAVLADKSCVPSFVAADLLSQAEHGKDSQVILMTDNEETANQIKAEVEKQLESLPRKEFAQKSLENSRFVVLKNRQEILDMSNFYAPEHLIIALENPEEAAEHIINAGSVFLGNYTPESVGDYASGTNHTLPTDGHARAYSGVSLDSFVKKITFQSLTKEGLSQIGQTVIEMAEAEELKAHANAVRVRL